A window from Zingiber officinale cultivar Zhangliang chromosome 7A, Zo_v1.1, whole genome shotgun sequence encodes these proteins:
- the LOC122002414 gene encoding 26S proteasome regulatory subunit 6A homolog, producing the protein METAMVEDTAAFEDDQISSMTTEDIVRASRLLDNEIRILKDEMQRTNLELESFKEKIKENQEKIKLNKQLPYLVGNIVEILEMNPEEEAEEDGANIDLDSQRKGKCVVLKTSTRQTIFLPVIGLVDPDKLKPGDLVGVNKDSYLILDTLPSEYDSRVKAMEVDEKPTEDYNDIGGLEKQIQELVEAIVLPMTHKDRFQKLGIRPPKGVLLYGPPGTGKTLMARACAAQTNATFLKLAGPQLVQMFIGDGAKLVRDAFQLAKEKAPCIIFIDEIDAIGTKRFDSEVSGDREVQRTMLELLNQLDGFSSDERIKVIAATNRADILDPALMRSGRLDRKIEFPHPTEEARARILQIHSRKMNVHPDVNFEELARSTDDFNGAQLKAVCVEAGMLALRRDATEVTHEDFNEGVIQVQAKKKTSLNYYA; encoded by the exons ATGGAGACGGCGATGGTGGAAGACACCGCAGCGTTCGAGGACGATCAGATCTCGTCCATGACCACGGAAGACATTGTTAGGGCCTCTCGCCTCCTCGATAACGAGATCCGCATCCTCAAG GATGAGATGCAGAGGACGAATCTCGAACTCGAGTCCTTCAAGGAAAAAATCAAGGAGAATCAAGAGAAAATTAAGCTCAACAAGCAGTTGCCTTACCTCGTCGGCAACATTGTTGAG attttggaGATGAATCCAGAAGAAGAGGCGGAGGAAGATGGTGCAAACATTGATCTTGATTCTCAAAGAAAGGGCAAATGTGTTGTATTAAAAACTTCCACCCGACAA ACAATTTTTCTCCCTGTTATTGGGTTAGTTGATCCTGATAAGCTAAAACCTGGTGATCTTGTTGGGGTGAACAAAGATAGTTACTTGATCTTGGACACTCTTCCTTCAGAATATGACTCACGAGTGAAGGCAATGGAAGTCGATGAAAAGCCTACAGAAGATTATAATGATATAGGAGGTCTTGAGAAACAG ATCCAAGAACTTGTTGAAGCTATTGTTCTGCCAATGACTCACAAGGACCGTTTCCAGAAACTAGGAATTCGTCCTCCTAAAGGAGTGCTTCTTTATGGACCACCTGGAACTGGTAAGACATTGATGGCGCGTGCATGTGCCGCACAAACAAATGCAACTTTCTTGAAATTGGCAGGGCCTCAACTGGTTCAG ATGTTTATTGGTGATGGAGCTAAACTTGTTCGAGATGCTTTCCAGCTAGCAAAAGAGAAAGCTCCATGTATCATTTTTATTGATGAGATAGATGCTATAGGAACCAAACGTTTTGACAG TGAAGTAAGTGGAGACAGGGAAGTGCAACGGACTATGCTGGAATTGCTAAATCAGCTTGATGGTTTTAGCAGTGATGAGCGTATAAAG GTGATTGCAGCAACTAATCGTGCTGACATTCTTGATCCTGCTCTCATGCGTTCTGGACGTCTAGACCGTAAGATAGAGTTCCCTCATCCAACTGAAGAGGCAAGAGCACGAATATTGCAG ATCCATTCAAGGAAGATGAATGTCCACCCTGATGTGAACTTTGAAGAGCTGGCAAGGTCAACAGATGATTTTAATGGAGCACAACTTAAAGCAGTTTGTGTTGAAGCCGGCATGCTTGCCTTGCGTCGGGATGCAACTGAG GTGACGCACGAAGATTTCAATGAAGGGGTCATTCAAGTTCAAGCGAAGAAGAAAACCAGTTTAAATTACTATGCTTAG